One window of the Salvia splendens isolate huo1 chromosome 1, SspV2, whole genome shotgun sequence genome contains the following:
- the LOC121749446 gene encoding nudix hydrolase 26, chloroplastic-like isoform X2, translating into MDTPPEGYRRNVGICLINPSKKGGIDENEDPRNAAIRELEEETGVTSADIVAEAPFWLTYDFPPEVRQKLKLQWGSDWKGQAQKWFLLKFNGKDEEVNLLGNGTEKPEFGQWSWMSPQEIVNHAVDFKKPVYEQVMKAFSPYLE; encoded by the exons ATGGACACCCCACCAGAAGGTTACAGAAGAAATGTGGGGATTTGTCTCATCAATCCCTCAAAAAAA GGTGGAATTGATGAAAATGAGGATCCTAGAAATGCTGCCATTAGGGAATTGGAAGAAGAAACTGGAGTCACTTCAGCTGATATTGTTGCCGAG GCACCATTTTGGTTGACATATGATTTCCCACCAGAGGTGAGGCAAAAGCTCAAGCTGCAATGGGGTTCAGACTGGAAGGGTCAAGCACAAAAATG GTTTCTGTTGAAATTCAACGGGAAGGACGAGGAGGTCAACCTCTTGGGCAATGGAACTGAAAAGCCTGAGTTTGGACAGTGGTCGTGGATGTCTCCGCAGGAGATAGTCAACCAT GCGGTGGATTTCAAGAAGCCTGTGTACGAACAAGTCATGAAAGCTTTCTCTCCGTATCTTGAGTAG
- the LOC121749446 gene encoding nudix hydrolase 26, chloroplastic-like isoform X1, whose product MDTPPEGYRRNVGICLINPSKKIFAASRLDIPDAWQMPQGGIDENEDPRNAAIRELEEETGVTSADIVAEAPFWLTYDFPPEVRQKLKLQWGSDWKGQAQKWFLLKFNGKDEEVNLLGNGTEKPEFGQWSWMSPQEIVNHAVDFKKPVYEQVMKAFSPYLE is encoded by the exons ATGGACACCCCACCAGAAGGTTACAGAAGAAATGTGGGGATTTGTCTCATCAATCCCTCAAAAAAA ATTTTTGCTGCTTCTAGACTCGATATTCCGGATGCTTGGCAAATGCCTCAG GGTGGAATTGATGAAAATGAGGATCCTAGAAATGCTGCCATTAGGGAATTGGAAGAAGAAACTGGAGTCACTTCAGCTGATATTGTTGCCGAG GCACCATTTTGGTTGACATATGATTTCCCACCAGAGGTGAGGCAAAAGCTCAAGCTGCAATGGGGTTCAGACTGGAAGGGTCAAGCACAAAAATG GTTTCTGTTGAAATTCAACGGGAAGGACGAGGAGGTCAACCTCTTGGGCAATGGAACTGAAAAGCCTGAGTTTGGACAGTGGTCGTGGATGTCTCCGCAGGAGATAGTCAACCAT GCGGTGGATTTCAAGAAGCCTGTGTACGAACAAGTCATGAAAGCTTTCTCTCCGTATCTTGAGTAG